From a single Nicotiana tomentosiformis chromosome 2, ASM39032v3, whole genome shotgun sequence genomic region:
- the LOC104111166 gene encoding protein UNUSUAL FLORAL ORGANS gives MEAFHAPISFHFPYAFPIPTPTTNFLGTTPNPSINGSPWMDTRIWSRLPHRLIDRIIAFLPPPAFFRARAVCKRFYALLYSSTFLELYLQVSPRRHWFIFFRQKIPRNNIYKNNSNASGTSDHRVEGYLFDPDNLSWFRLSFALIPQGFSPVSSSGGLICFVSDEAGSKNILLCNPLVGSMIPLPPTLRPRLFPSIGLTITNSSIDLAVAGDDLISPYAVKNLTTESFHIDGNGFYSIWGTTSSLPRLCSFESGKMVHVEGRFYCMNFSPFSVLSYDVATNNWCKIQAPMRRFLRSPCLVEGNGRLVLVAAVEKSKLNVPRSLRLWALQDCGTMWVEIERMPQQLYVQFAEVENGQGFNCVGHGQFVVIIIKNSDKALLFDFCKKRWLWIPPCPFVGNNNLDYGASNYRSEFGGELQGFGYDPRLAAPISALLDQLTLPFQSFN, from the coding sequence atggaagCTTTTCATGCCCCTATTAGCTTTCACTTTCCCTATGCTTTTCCTATCCCAACACCAACAACAAATTTTCTTGGAactacaccaaatccatcaattaATGGTAGCCCTTGGATGGATACTAGAATTTGGAGCAGACTTCCACATAGGCTAATTGATAGGATCATTGCTTTTCTTCCACCACCTGCTTTCTTTAGAGCTAGAGCTGTTTGTAAAAGATTTTATGCCCTTCTCTATTCTAGCACTTTTCTTGAATTGTACCTCCAAGTTTCTCCTCGGCGCCATTGGTTCATATTCTTCAGGCAAAAAATCCCAAGAAACAATATTTACAAGAACAATAGTAATGCTTCTGGTACCTCTGATCATAGAGTTGAAGGTTACCTCTTTGATCCTGATAATCTTTCTTGGTTTAGGCTTTCTTTTGCTTTAATCCCACAAGGTTTTTCTCCTGTTTCCTCTTCTGGTGGACTAATTTGCTTTGTTTCTGATGAAGCTGGATCCAAAAATATCCTTTTGTGTAATCCTCTTGTGGGATCTATGATTCCATTGCCACCAACTTTAAGGCCTAGGTTATTCCCTTCTATTGGTTTAACTATAACTAACTCATCAATTGATTTAGCTGTGGCTGGAGATGATTTAATATCTCCTTATGCTGTTAAGAATTTAACCACTGAATCATTTCACATTGATGGGAATGGATTTTATTCAATATGGGGTACAACTTCTTCACTTCCAAGATTATGTAGCTTTGAATCAGGGAAAATGGTGCATGTTGAGGGCAGATTTTATTGCATGAATTTCAGCCCTTTTAGTGTACTTTCCTATGACGTTGCTACAAACAATTGGTGCAAAATTCAAGCGCCCATGCGACGATTTCTACGTTCGCCTTGCTTAGTAGAGGGAAATGGGAGGCTTGTTTTAGTTGCAGCTGTTGAGAAAAGCAAACTGAATGTGCCAAGAAGTTTAAGGCTATGGGCATTGCAAGATTGTGGGACAATGTGGGTTGAAATTGAGAGAATGCCACAACAACTCTATGTTCAATTTGCAGAAGTGGAAAATGGTCAAGGGTTTAACTGTGTTGGACATGGACAATTTGTGGTCATAATTATAAAGAATTCAGATAAGGCATTGCTGTTTGATTTTTGCAAGAAGAGGTGGCTTTGGATTCCTCCTTGTCCATTTGTGGGAAATAATAATTTGGATTATGGTGCTAGTAATTATAGATCAGAATTTGGAGGGGAATTGCAGGGATTTGGTTATGATCCTAGACTTGCtgctcctattagtgcacttcTTGATCAGTTGACATTGCCCTTTCAGTCTTTCAACTGA